Part of the Nostoc sp. ATCC 53789 genome, TGGCTGACTGGGATTGCTCGGAACCTTCACCAACTTCGGGGGAGACTGGATACCCAAGCGGGATAAATCTGCAACCCATTGGGCTTGGATAGAGTTTAGACGATCGCTGTGGTATTTTCTTAAAAAAGCCTCGCGATCGCTTTTTGCAAGTTTACTATAATCTTTTACCGCTACTTCAGCCTGCTTTAACTGAAGTAAAAATGCTTTGGGACTATATAATCCTGGAATTGCGTCGATTGGACGACCCGATGCATCTAATATATAGTGAATGCTATTGCCTGTAATTGTCCGCTCCAACTTGCGTCCATCGCCAAAATCAATAGTTACTTTAGGTACAGGGCGCACCGATTGCCAGTGCAAGATAAAGTGGTCTTGAAGCAGCTTAGAAATTTCACTATTAGGATACAGTGCTACCCTGAAAAACCTACTATTGGCACAACTCAAATCCTGATCCAGTCTGCCCAGCAACCGCAGAGATAAAATAGGTTTACCACTAGTTCTAGCAGCAGCTTTGGCTTGTTCTATATCAGTGTACCAGTACAGACGAGAGGCATAACAATCTCGTTGTTGACAGAGTTCATCTAAAGCTACCCGGAGTGCAGATGAAGGTAGAACCGCATCTGAAGAATTAATATTTAACTTATTCGCATGAGATTTGAGAAATAGTTGTAACCCGCTTGGGCCTTGTTTCCGAAGTACAGAAACTTCTTGAGATAGCTTGGAAATTTCAGCTACAGGAGTTTGAGCATCAGCTGTCTGCAAAAAACTGAAGCTGACTAGCATGAGTGCGAAAGGATATTTGAAGGTTCTAAATTTCATATATTTTCAGAAAAATAGGGGCGTGGGTATTGCTATTCCTAACTAGAGAAGTCTAGTCTAACTTGTAAGAATCCCCAGATGCTCTGAAAGTTTCAGATGGGATCGTAAAGCTTAAAATATCGACATAAGCTCAAAAAATTCTCACTTGATTGTTGGCTGGTGAACGGGATGCGTCTTTAGGGTGTATGGAGATAAACAAATAGTATCTATTACTGAACGTATACACGTATTTATTTACATAAGGTACTTCATAAAGCTCAGGTTTTATTAAAAGTTCATATACTTTCTGCTTTAGTTACTTAAATATGCGAGTTAAGAGTTGATCTCCTACAAACTAGCTTTATTAAAAAATCAGTAGTATTCCTCTTTTATTAATAGGTGAAATACAACTAAAGTATAAATGGTTGTGCTGGCTTAGTTGATGAACAAAAACGTCAGCTATTTCAGGTGTATCTATTTGCTATCTCTCTAACAGACTGATTCAGCAGTCTTGAAATAGCCATTCTCTTTTTATTAAAGAGAAATTTACATCACCCTTAATTTGTAGGGTATTGGACTCGGTACGCTTAAGCTTTTTCAGATAATTAATTTGCTAGTAAGTGCTAGTATTCATTCACTTATGAAACCCCAAAATCAGGTTTTATAGGACAACATTCCCATGATTTACATCCTATAGCTACGGTTTATTTATAACTAGGAGCAAGCACAACTCCTTGAAAATTTTAATATTTACCAACCCATTTTGCAAATCTCCATGCAACAATATTTTTCTCATTTACTCATACTGGCATTAGGAACAACTTCGACTTTGATGATTACTCCATGTCAAGGTCAAACTCCGGTAAAGCCCAACAATCAAAATACTGAGAATATTAGTTCCGTATCTTCAAATTTACCTTTGGCTATTCCATTGAGTGATTCTCCCAATTCTACTAATAACAAACCAACTATTCTCTCTGAGGTAAGCAATAACTCTTCTGCTGTTAATGTAAATATAGCTGCAACGAAGCCAAAGCCACGGCTTCCTATATTCAGCAGAATTTTTCCCACACCTTCGATGCAGCAATAATCAACGGCTAATATTTACAGGACGTTCAAATTTATTGAGTGAAAATATGACTCCAGCAACAGAGATTCTAATTGTTCTCTTTTGCTGGAGTGAGAAGCATCTCATCCATAGCGGTTCTCGTTTGTATGCAATATACCCTGACTACACTTCCATTTCCCTCTTTTAAAAGAAGAGAAGATTTGAGTGTTATCCCTCAACATAACAAGGTTGAGGCTATGGTCTATATTGAACTCAACTGAGAACCGCTATATATGTTAGGCATACCCTACTTTCCAACATATCTGCATACGCATCAATCAGCCAGTATTGCATGGATAGCCTAGATAAGGTTTGAAAAATAGCTTCTTTTATACTAAATTTTCTCGATTTGGATCTCACAGTCTGCTCCCACAGTAATTATGCTATTTTCTGGAAAAGCATTCCAGTTACCTATAAATAGAGGTTCAGACGCAATAATTACAGAATTTGAAAAAGTCGGATCGTCTCTAATCCAATAAAGAGATGGAGCCGGAGAAGTTGTAGCAAATCGAGAAGCTATTAGGCGATGTCCGTCACTAAAGATTACATTAATTGAGGCTTCTACTTGATAGCGCTTTGCCATCTCTAATAGTGTTAATAATGTAGTACGTAAAGCATACTCTGGAGGCCGATGTTTGTTAATTTGACTTTGTGAAAGTAACAATGCAAAAATGTGTTCAGAGTCAGTATTACCATTAATTTTTTCGTAAAAATCTTGAGTCAAAGTGCTGCGGATTTTTCTGTGTAATGTTTTGTGGAAATTTTCAATCCTTCCATTGTGAATAAATAGCTGTTGTTGATGTTTAAAGGGCTGACAATTAGCAAAATCTACGGTTTGTTCGGATGTAGCACTGCGGACATAAGCAAGCACACACTTGGATTCAATGTAACGGCTGAGACTGGGTAAGTTTATATCATTCCAAATAGGTAGGGTATTTTTGTAGGTAAATGGTTCCATATCTTTTTGGCTATGATACCAACCCACACCAAAACCATCTGCATTTACTACCCCAGAAGTCATTTCGCGGGGTTTATAACCCTGAACTATGAGTGAGTGTTCTGGTTTATACAAAAGATGCTCTAAAGAAACAGGCGAACCAAGGTAAGCAAGTAAACGGCACATGATGAATATTCCACCTTCTATTAACACAATTATTGGGCAACAGCCTTACCCGCTTTTATTCGCCATCATTAGTGGTTCCCACTTATATGGTTTTCCGTCACCTGATTCTGATTATGACTTGCGTGGGGTGCATATTTTACCAGTTGAAAAAGTTGTAGGATTGGAAACTGGGAATGAAACTATTGAAGTTTTAGAAATTCGCGAAGCTTTAGAAATTGATTTAGTAACTCATGATGTCAAAAAATTCTTTTTAATGCTGCTTAAAAAAAATGGCTACGTATTAGAACAACTATACTCACCTTTAGTATTAACAACTTCACCCGAAGCCGAGGAATTAAAATTTATTGCCAAAGGTTGCATTACCCGTCACCATTATTACCATTATATTGGTTTTGCTGCAACACAATGGAAGCTTTTTGAAAAAGAACAGACGTATCGATTAAAGCCTTTACTTTATGTTTATCGAGTTTTATTGACAGGGACTTATTTGATGCAAACAGGTATAGTTGAAGCTAATCTAATGAAATTAAATGAGGTTTTCAATTTACCATATATTCATGATTTAATTGCCCAAAAGCTAGCGGGGAAAGAAAAGTCTGTTGTGTCAAATGTTAATGTAAATTTTCATCAAATAGAATATGAACGTCTGCGTCATAAATTGCAGGAAGCGTACGAATCCAGCCTATTACCTGAAGTGCATTCAGCGAATGCGGCTTTACATAATTTGCTAGTACGTCTGAGAACTAATGTAAAATTACAGAAATAAGTTTTATTTGTAAATCCTGTTTAAAAATATTCTTCTTGCTTTCAAGACTTCCAACTAAAAAAATATCCAATTTGTAGGATGCGTTAGATAGAACGAGGTAATACACCGCGATATGTAAACTAAAAGCACCCTACAAATATCGGATAATTTATTTTTTGGTATTCCCTTAACTATTAATTTCTAACTTTTTTACAACTTCAAATTCCAAGCAGCAAAAGCTAAGGTACCCCAACCAGCGAGAAAGGCTGCCCCGCCTAGTGGTGCGATCGCTCCCAAGGACTTAATACCAGTTAAGCTAATGGCATACAAGCTACCTGAGAAAATAGCAATGCCAGCGAGAAACAGCCATCCACTAGCGATGAGAGTGGGTTGAGGGGACTCAGCACGACTAATTAGTATTGCTACTAGAAAAAGTGCCAGAGCATGATACATTTGATAACGAGCGCCAGTTTCAAAAATTTCTAGCGATCGCTCACTAATTTTTTCCCGCAAGGCATGAGAAGCAAAAGCACCAGCAGCAACTGACAAACCGCCTAAAATGGCAGCTATGCTCAAAAAAATCTGCGTCATTAGACCTAGCCGTAAGTTGGTAAAATAGTCATTGGTCATTAGTCATTGGTGAATAACAAAGGACAAATAACAAAGGACAAATAACAAAGGACTATTGACAAATGACAATTAGACATCAAAATGATATGATACTGCCCCTTCTTCATTCACCTTAAAGTTTGCATTGAATTCTTTAGCTTTTTCGTCTAAATACTGCCTAGCATGGGCTGCGGGTAGTTGTGACTTCATTGCAAAGCCTAAAACAGTTACACGCCCATGATTTTCTTGTAGCATCCCATAAAAAATCGATTGCAGGCGATCGCTAACTTGTTGATTAAGCGCCTTTTTTTCTTGCCGACTTTGACGATATAATCCCAATGCTAACCATGTGCCCAGCGTTAGGCTAGGAACACCAAAAATTAGACGTTCTACCGCAGTATTATCAATTACAGGGGTATCTGTTGGTGCTACGAACTCAATCGAGCCATCCCAGGATAAGGGTAGGGTAATTGATTTTTCCATAGTCGTTTTATTAAATACCTCTGCTGCTGATAGCATTACAAACATAAATCCAAATGTCAGTAGCCAACCGGCAGCCAATTTTTCAGCAGTTTTCATAGTTCCACTTCAAATTTGAACTTTGCTAGCGATTTTAACCTGACTTTCGTAAAGGTTCTACTATATAAATCTACTCCCAGCGATGGTTTTTTAGCTTTTGTAAGGGAATTCTTGCATACCTTGCTAGTGGTAGCCTGTCAAGAAACAACCGAAAGATACGGCTTGTTCGTAGTTTGCGCTGTCTTCGCTAAGTGCAAACTACGAAACTATCAAATTAAATTTGACAGACTAATAATATTTATCTTACTTGCGTGTAGCTTCTAGTAGGCGAGAAAAATAGAAGCGAGTCTTCGTCATCGCCTTTCGTTGCAATGAAAAGCCATTACTTTCCAAGATTCTCACCACATCAGCTTCACGATGCAAATATGCACGAGTCGCTTTACTTGGTCCAGGAAAGAAACTGCCAATTTTCTTGAGTATAGTCAGGGCACAGGTCTTTGGCGCAAAACTGAGAATTATCCGTGACTGTGCTAAAGAACAGAGATGAGATATCATCTCATCGGCTTTTTCTTGGGGATAGTGAATGAGAACATCCAAGCAAATAACGGTATGGTAACTACCGCTCAACGATTCCAAATCCTGCACGGCAAAAGTGGGATTTTCCTCATTTCCCAAGGTTTGCTTGGCTCTATCCTTGCCTTCTTCCACCATTTTTTCAGAGATATCGGTGGCATAGACTTTGGCTCCATCTACTGCTAAAGGGATGCTGAGACTACCGACACCACACCCAGCATCGCAGATTGATAGCTCTGGTAAATTGTTATCAGCCTTTAACCAGCTGATAACTGTATCTACGGTTTGCTGGTGTCCATTGCGAATGTCTAATTGGACTTTGTTGACTTCGCCATCGCCGTAGATTCGCTTCCAACGGTCAAACCCTGTGGAATTGAAATACTCACGAACAATCGTTTTATCGTCGGCTGCGTTCATAAACTCTGATTTTTAGGGGTTCCCAATGCTTAAAATTATCATTGATAGGAACTCATAAGTACGGTCTTCCAGATTTTTCTAGATATGGTGCAGAAAAGTAGGGACACAAATATGTGCGCCTCTAATCATTTAAACGAGAACTGCTATATTTGAGTAAATATTACCGTTTTATGACTCATTAACACCATTTACTACTATTTAAACATTCATTCTTTTCTTTACTATAAATTTCATTCTTATTTCAACCTGTAGATGTAGACAACCCCTTCTTTAGGTAGAGTCGTGATTGCGATCGCAACATTTATGCTGTTAACGATTTAGCTTTTTGTAACCAATAAAACTGAATCATAGAAAAGTTTTAAGTAAATTTTCTTAGAGCTATTGTATGTTTTCTATTTAGTCTTAATTATTTTAGACATGGCACTGAACTCGTTAACAGACAGCCCTATTGTTGCATTTACAATTCTCCTAACAGTAATCTTTACTGTACCCCCTATATTTGAGCGACTAAGACTACCTGGATTAGTGGGGTTGTTAGTCGCAGGTATATTATTAGGACAAAATGGACTAAAGTTGTTAAATCCTGAATCTGAAACTATCAATCTGCTCTCGGATATCGGCAAACTTTATTTGATGTTCGTGGCAGGTTTAGAAATTGACTTAGAGCAGTTTCGTAAAACTAGAAATCGCTCAATTGGGTTTGGCATTTTAACATTTTTAGTTCCAATGATTGCTGGTATTGCTACAGGACGATTATTCAATTTTGGTTGGAATACTTCCGTCCTCATTGGTTCTTTACTGGCTTCTCATACTCTCTTAGCATATCCAATTGTGAGTCGTTTGGGAGTGGTCACGAATGAAGCTGTAACCGTCACGATTGGTGCCACAATTTTTACTGACACAGGTGCTTTGCTAGTATTAGCAATTTGTGTTGGAATTCACGGAGGAGAATTCTCCGCCATGAGTTTAGCGATTTTATTGGGAGGATTAGCAATTTACACTGCTGTTGTCCTGTTTGGCTTTGACTGGGCAGGAAAAGAGTTTTTTCGCCGCTCTGGGGATGAACAAAGTAACCAGTTTTTATTTATATTGCTAGCATTATTTTTGGCATCTGTCGGAGCGCAGGTAATTGGAGTTGAGAAAATTGTTGGTGCTTTTTTAGCAGGTTTAGCTGTCAACGATGTTCTAGGACGTAGCCCAGTCAGAGAAAAAATCGAGTTTATTGGTAGTGTTTTATTTATCCCTTGTTTCTTTGTGGACATGGGATTATTGATCAATATTCCTGCATTTATCAAAACCCTCAGTTCAATTTGGCTGACTCTGGTAATTGTAGTAGCTTTGATTGGCAGCAAATTTATAGCAGCATTATTAGCCAAATTACTGTATCGCTACAACACGGCGGAATTGCTAACGATGTGGTCATTGTCGCTACCACAGGTAGCAGCCACACTAGCAGCAGCCTTAGTTGCATATCAAACGGTAAATCCTGCTGGTGAGCGCTTAATCAGTGAAGGTGTCTTAAACAGTGTGATTGTCCTCATGCTGGTGACTGCTATTTTAGGCCCAGTGATCACATCACGATTTGCTCCTTCCCTACAGCTTTCTCAGACAGATTTTGAAACAGATAGTTTGACAACTTGGTGGCAAGGTAATGAAGATGAGCAAGTAGAAAAAAATCAGTATCCATTTACTGTAGTAGTGCCAATATACAACCCTCAAACCCAGCGCTATCTAATAGAAATGGCAGCACTACTGGCTAGTCATGAATCTGGAAAAATTGTGCCATTGGCTATTACTAGAGCGCATATTCAGATGGATGATCCGCAATTAGTAACTGCACTCGACCAAAGTCGAGAAAGATTGAATTTAGCTAAAGAAATTAGTCAAGAATTTGAGGTAGAAGTATCGCCAGCAATTCGGATTGATGATGATGCAGCGTTGGGAATTAGCCGTGCGAGTCGAGAACAAAACGCTAGCTTAGTAGTGATGGGTTGGTCACGGACAACAGGTTTGCGTGCCCGCTTATTTGGTAGTGTAATTGATAGCGTTTTCTGGTCTTCTCACTGTCCAGTAGCAGTAACACGCCTCTTGAGCAGTCCTAAAACAATCCAAAGAATTCTTGTACCAGTTGGAGACTTAACACGCCAAACCATTGGTGCTTTACGGTTGGCCCAAATTTTGGCTGACGTTAATCAGGCTGAAGTTGTGCTGTTACACGTATGCGATCGCAAAACACCTCAGATTCGAGTAGAAAATTTTGTATCTCAATTGTCTGATATTACCTCTAAAAGCCAATTAGAGGTGAATACAAATATCCAAACAATCAGGGGTGATGATATTGCTAGAGTGATAATTCGGGAGGCTCAGGCGTTTGATTTAGCGGTGTTGCGTTCCGTTCGTTATCGCACAGCCGGCGGATTAGCCGTCAGCGAAGTGACAACGCAGTTAATTCAAGAATTGAAATGCTCAATTGTATTGCTTGGAGAACCCCACTCATGATGTGGGGAGTAGTGTGGGCTAATCTTCATAAATTAATGAAAGGTGCGATCGCACGCACTAAACTGTTTAATGAGCTTGTAGCCAATTAAGCAAATCAGCGATCACACTAAAATCTAACAAAGCCTCACCCAGTGCTTCCAACTGTTCTAGAGAAAGACTTTGAATTCGTTCCCGAACTTCGTCGGGTAACTCTCCTACCCGTTTTTGTAGCTGTCGTAAGACAAGTGCTTGCTCACCTTCCCGTTTTCCTTCCTGTTTTCCTTCCTGTTTTCCTTCTTCCTTTCCTCGCTCGTAGCCAATGCGCTCGCCTGTAGTGATGTAACTCATGGTACGCTCCTGCTCAAATAACTTAAATTCTTGCCAAAATTCTGCTTCTAACGCTTTTGGTAAAATCATAACCCAATCGATAAAACGATAGAGGTTGCGAATATCCCTTTCTTGTAGCCCTTGTTCATATAATCGCCGAATTAAGCTAAATTTCCAATTTTTACGTTCTCCTGGCTGTTTACTAGTTTGCTGGGTTTTCAAATGTGCCATTACCACCGTTGCAAACGGATTATCGCTATTCTCTAACTCTGTCCATTGTTGTTGATAATCCAGCAGTTTGATAGTTCCAAATCTAAAATTCAGACCACAATCGGGATAATTGTAACTGTATTGATTTGGTCTCCAAGTAGAGTCAGCATCACACAAAATTGCTAGGCTAATGGCTGGTTGAGCAAATTTATCAAAAATTCGCAGGTTGTAAGAAAACATCCTTTGAGCAAAGGCATCTTCCGGTTTGGCCTGAACTTCGACATGAATCAACAGCCAAACTTCTTGTCCTTGAATTTGCCAGACTTTGACTAACTTATCTGCATATCTTCTACCAAGTTCAGCGTCCCGTGCTATTTGTTGAAATTCCTTATCGAGAAACTCATGGGGACGTTCCCAATTAATTAATGCTGCTGTTTGGGGGAAGAAAAACTGCATTGCTTGGGGAAAGTAGGCTTCTAAGATTTCTTTCCACGGCGAATCGTTATCGGCTCTTTCTCGTTCCTCGATCATCAGTTGATTGGTAAATTTATGTTCTTAATAGTAAGGTCTGAGCAGCCAATATTTTTCAGGCAGGTTAGAAGTTCCTCTTTTGCGTACATTCCCTTTAGCTTGTAAATAAGTCAAAATGAGACTTGATGCTTAAGATTGTTTTTGGTGCGATCGCTCATCTTCTTTCGAAAATTCGCCACAGTCCTGATAATGTTTTCACCGCAGACGACAGGGAGAAATAACGATCGCTCTCCACGGAAGTTTCATTTTTCTCCGGAAATAGCAAAAATTTTTCATCCAACAAGAGAAATTTGCTCATTTTATTATTAATTTTTGTAAAATTGATGTCTTCAAGACTAGAAACCTGATATCTAGATAGCTAAACTAACAAACAGTGCATCTGTACTGTTAATTATTAAAAGTAGATGTGGCGCTATAGGGTGAATGATCCCAGTACAACTTATCCTCAAAAACTTTCTTAGTTACCGTGATGCAACTTTAGATTTTCGTGGTTTGCATACGGCTTGTATTTCGGGTTCCAATGGTGCGGGTAAATCTTCGCTTCTGGAAGCAATCACTTGGGCAATTTGGGGTGAAAGCCGCGCCACTGCTGAAGATGATGTCATCTATTCTGGCGCGAAAGAAGTTCGGGTTGATTTTACTTTTCAAAGTAACCAGCAAAAATATCGGGTGATTCGTACCCGAATTCGGGGAGGTACTAGCGTTCTTGAATTTCAAATAGAAATCCCATCTGGGTTTCGCTCACTTACTGGCAAAGGGGTAAGAGCAACCCAAGATTTGATTTTAGAACATATCAAGCTCGATTACGATACATTTATTAATTCTGCCTACTTACGTCAAGGTCGTGCTGATGAATTCATGCTCAAGCGCCCAACGGAACGCAAAGAAATTTTAGCAGAGTTATTGAAACTCAATCAGTATGATGATTTGGAAGAACGGGCAAAGGAATCTTCTCGTCAGTTTAAAGCCAGGGCAGTAGAGTTAGAGCGTTCTTTGGAGTCGATTAAAATTCAGTTGCAACAACGCGAGACAACTGAAGCGCAAAGAGTGGAGTTAGAAGCCGAACTCAACCAACTGCAACAGGTACAAGCCTTTGATAATATTCAATTACAAAGTTTGCAAGTTGTCCAGCATCAGCGCCAAAATTGGGAACAACAACTCAGCTTTGTAAAACAGCAATACCAAAATCTTACCCAAGATTGCGATCGCCTCCAACAAGAACAATCAGCTATTGGCTCTCAGTTATCAGATTTAGAAAAAATATTACATCAAGAAGCTGAGATTAAAGCTGGATACGCCCAATATCAAAGTCTCCAATCTCAAGAAGAAGCCTTTGCTGCCAAATTTGAAGAACACACCCGCGCCCAACAAACTCGCCAACAAAAGCAACAACAGCTTACCAAACAAATTCACGAAATCGAACGGCAACTGCAACAAGCCCAAGCGCAGTTAGAAGCTTTGCAGCAACAAGAGCGAGATATTCAACAAACTCTGACTAAATCGGGTGAAGTCGAAGCTGCTTTGGCACAACTAACCGCAGCCCGCCACCATGTTGCGCGCTTAGATCAACTGCAAATGCAAGTTACTCCGTTGTTGCAACAACGAGCAACTTTACAAAGCCAACTCGATCGCACTCATGCTGGTTTAGTAGCGCGACTCGAACAACTCCAAAGTACTGAGAACCAATTGCAACGCCAGCAGCACCGCCAACCGCAACTACAACAAGCGGTAATGGATGTGGCAATACAGATTGAGGAACTGGATAAAAAGCGGGTTTATCTGCAACGAGTGCAGGAAAAAGGACATGAAAGGCGACACTTTATCGAACGTCTGCAAGCTCATCAACGTGACTATGAAAAACTCATGGGCGAATTAGAGCAGAAATTGCAAATGCTGCAAAATCCTGAAGCTCTTTGTCCATTATGTGAGCGTCCACTGGATGAACATCATTGGAGCCGGGTGGTGGAAAAAACCCAGGCTGAGTTAGAGGATACCCAAGGGCAGTTTTGGGTAGTGCGGGAACAAATGGCTGTGTCTGATAGAGAAATTCAGGTACTTAGGCAGGAATATCGAGAAATTTCGCAACAATTGGCGGGCTACGATGGTTTACGCGAACAACGGGGACAGTTGGCAGCACAATTAGAAGCGACAACTGATGTCCAACAACAGTTACAACAAATTGCTGTTGAAAAACAGCATTTAGAGCGATCGCTCCAAGCTGGTGATTATGCTCCGGATAAACAAGCCGAACTCCGCCAGCTAGACCAATATCTGCAACAAGCTAATTATAATGAACAAGACCACGCCCTCGCCCGGAGTGAAGTTGAGCGGTGGCGATGGGCAGAAATTAAACAAGGGCAAATTAAAGATGCAACTAAGCGACAAGCGCAACTATTAGCCCGAAAACCAGAATTACAATCCCAAATTGCTCAATTACAAGTCAGAATCCAGCAAGATCAGACTGATTCTGAATGTGCTAAACAAATTGCGGCTCTTGAGCGTCATATTGCCGAAATTGGCTACAGTTCCGAGCAGCACAACAATCTGCGTATAGCTGTCCGCCAAGCTCAATCTTGGCATTTGCGGTATCAACAACTGCTATCAGCCCAGCAGCAGTATCCCCAACTCCAGACGAGATTGCAAGAGTTAGAGGAATCCAGAAGCGCCAGAGTAACGGAACGGCAAAAACTTGGCGGACAAATTGAAAGCATTATCCAGCAACTACAAGCAACAGCTAACCCATCTGCCCAAATTCAAGCTTTAGAGCAGCAATTAGCAATCCGCAGACGGCAACTCGATGAGCAAATTGCCAAGTTAGGGCGTTTGGAACAGCTGGCGCTTCAACTGGAAACGCTGCAAATTCAGTATGAACAACAGCAGCAGCAATTACAATCTTGCAAGCAAGAATATCGTGTTTATCAGGAATTAGCGCAAGCTTTTGGTAAAAATGGTATCCAAGCACTGATGATTGAAAATGTGTTACCGCAACTGGAAGCCGAGACAAATCAATTACTTTCGCGGTTGAGTGGTAATCAATTTCACGTACAATTTATTACTCAGAAAGCTGGGCGCAGTGCTAAATCAACCAAGAAAAATGCCAAGCTCATAGACACCCTAGATATTTTAATCGCCGATTCTAGAGGAACGCGATCTTATGAAACTTACTCTGGTGGAGAAGCCTTTAGAATTAACTTTGCCATCCGTTTGGCACTGGCGAAATTATTAGCGCAACGGGCAGGGGCGGCATTGCAATTGTTGATTGTGGATGAAGGTTTTGGTACACAGGATGCCGAAGGATGCGATCGCTTGATTGCAGCGATTAATGCGATCGCTTCCGATTTCGCCTGCATCCTCACTGTCACCCACATGCCCCACCTCAAAGAAGCTTTCCAAGCCAGGATTGAGGTGAATAAAACTCAAGAAGGTTCGCAGTTGAGTTTGTCAATTTAATTGAATTTTACCCGTGCATCCAGACCATAGGAGCGAAGCATTTTCGTTAGGGTTTCGGCTTGTGCGCG contains:
- a CDS encoding SMC family ATPase; translation: MIPVQLILKNFLSYRDATLDFRGLHTACISGSNGAGKSSLLEAITWAIWGESRATAEDDVIYSGAKEVRVDFTFQSNQQKYRVIRTRIRGGTSVLEFQIEIPSGFRSLTGKGVRATQDLILEHIKLDYDTFINSAYLRQGRADEFMLKRPTERKEILAELLKLNQYDDLEERAKESSRQFKARAVELERSLESIKIQLQQRETTEAQRVELEAELNQLQQVQAFDNIQLQSLQVVQHQRQNWEQQLSFVKQQYQNLTQDCDRLQQEQSAIGSQLSDLEKILHQEAEIKAGYAQYQSLQSQEEAFAAKFEEHTRAQQTRQQKQQQLTKQIHEIERQLQQAQAQLEALQQQERDIQQTLTKSGEVEAALAQLTAARHHVARLDQLQMQVTPLLQQRATLQSQLDRTHAGLVARLEQLQSTENQLQRQQHRQPQLQQAVMDVAIQIEELDKKRVYLQRVQEKGHERRHFIERLQAHQRDYEKLMGELEQKLQMLQNPEALCPLCERPLDEHHWSRVVEKTQAELEDTQGQFWVVREQMAVSDREIQVLRQEYREISQQLAGYDGLREQRGQLAAQLEATTDVQQQLQQIAVEKQHLERSLQAGDYAPDKQAELRQLDQYLQQANYNEQDHALARSEVERWRWAEIKQGQIKDATKRQAQLLARKPELQSQIAQLQVRIQQDQTDSECAKQIAALERHIAEIGYSSEQHNNLRIAVRQAQSWHLRYQQLLSAQQQYPQLQTRLQELEESRSARVTERQKLGGQIESIIQQLQATANPSAQIQALEQQLAIRRRQLDEQIAKLGRLEQLALQLETLQIQYEQQQQQLQSCKQEYRVYQELAQAFGKNGIQALMIENVLPQLEAETNQLLSRLSGNQFHVQFITQKAGRSAKSTKKNAKLIDTLDILIADSRGTRSYETYSGGEAFRINFAIRLALAKLLAQRAGAALQLLIVDEGFGTQDAEGCDRLIAAINAIASDFACILTVTHMPHLKEAFQARIEVNKTQEGSQLSLSI